One region of Labrus bergylta chromosome 23, fLabBer1.1, whole genome shotgun sequence genomic DNA includes:
- the dcn gene encoding decorin, producing MRSACLSLLLVTACWALPFRQSGFLDFMMEDEAGSGDEVPMGRGLPPMPEGPKCPFRCQCHLRVIQCSDLGLKSVPGDIPADTTLLDLQNNKITEIKENDFKNLKGLHALILVNNKITIIHAKALSPLTKLQRLYLSKNMLKDMPANMPKSLQELRIHENEITKIKKASFQGMSSVIVMELGSNPLKSAGIEAGAFSDLKRVSYIRIADTGITEIPKGLPSSLSELHLDGNKITKLTGSSLQGLKNLAKLGLSYNEISSVENGTLTNVPHLRELHLDNNALSSVPPGLSEHKYIQVVYLHVNKISAVGTGDFCPPGINSKKAMYSGISLFSNPVPYWEIQPITFRCVFDRSAIQLGNYRKK from the exons ATGAGGtcagcctgtctctctctgctcctggTCACTGCCTGCTGGGCTCTGCCCTTCCGCCAGTCTGGCTTCCTAGACTTCATGATGGAGGATGAGGCGGGATCTGGTGACGAGGTCCCCATGGGCAGAGGCCTCCCTCCCATGCCTGAAGGACCCAAGTGCCCCTTCAGATGCCAGTGCCACCTGCGTGTGATCCAGTGCTCTGACCTGG GTCTGAAGTCCGTTCCTGGGGACATCCCAGCTGACACCACCCTGCTGGACCTGcagaacaacaagatcacagagaTCAAGGAGAACGACTTCAAGAATCTGAAAGGACTTCAT GCTCTGATCCTGGTGAACAACAAGATCACCATCATCCACGCAAAGGCCCTCAGCCCTCTGACCAAGCTGCAGCGCCTCTACCTGTCCAAGAATATGCTAAAGGACATGCCCGCCAACATGCCCAAGAGCCTGCAGGAGCTGCGCATCCACGAGAACGAAATCACCAAGATCAAGAAGGCCTCCTTCCAGGGCATGTCCAGCGTCATCGTCATGG agcTCGGGTCCAACCCTCTGAAGAGCGCAGGAATTGAGGCCGGTGCTTTCTCTGACCTGAAGAGAGTCTCTTACATTCGCATTGCAGATACTGGCATCACTGAGATCCCCAAAG GTCTGCCCAGCTCCCTCTCTGAGCTCCACCTGGATGGAAACAAGATCACCAAATTGACCGGTAGCAGCCTTCAGGGCCTGAAGAACCTAGCCAA GCTGGGTCTGAGCTACAATGAGATCAGCTCTGTGGAAAATGGCACGCTGACTAATGTCCCCCACCTGCGAGAGCTGCACCTCGACAACAACGCCCTGAGTAGTGTTCCTCCTGGTCTGTCTGAGCACAAGTACATCCAG GTGGTCTACCTCCATGTCAACAAGATTTCTGCAGTGGGAACAGGCGACTTCTGTCCTCCTGGCATCAACAGCAAGAAGGCCATGTACTCCGGCATCAGCCTGTTCAGCAACCCCGTGCCTTACTGGGAAATCCAGCCAATCACCTTCCGCTGCGTCTTCGACCGCTCCGCCATCCAGCTCGGCAACTACaggaagaagtag
- the lum gene encoding lumican encodes MFPLRVPLLAILVSVALCQYDYDYPPVSMLGPSGPNCNQECDCPISFPSAMYCDSRKLKFVPIVPTGIKYLYLQNNQIQEIKAGVFDNVTDTLRWLILDHNQITNGKIEKGTIDKLTALEKLFFSYNDLTEPIIPPSKSLDELKMMHNKLSKFPSGLLTDKENLTSVNVQFNQLTSDAISGAFKGPKKMLSLDVSHNKLKKLPAGVPSSLEILYADFNDIDSVGAGYLNKLPSLQYLRISNNKLVDSGLPAGVFNVTSLVELDLSFNKLQSIPEINEQLEQLYLQANEINKFDLGSLCKFVGPLNYSHLKHLRLDANNITHSSMPPESSNCLRQASNIMFE; translated from the exons ATGTTCCCTCTCCGTGTACCCCTGCTGGCCATATTAGTCAGCGTGGCGCTGTGTCAGTATGATTACGACTACCCGCCTGTTTCCATGCTAGGACCCTCTGGGCCTAACTGTAATCAAGAATGCGACTGCCCGATAAGCTTCCCCAGTGCCATGTATTGTGACAGCCGCAAGCTCAAGTTTGTCCCTATTGTCCCAACAGGGATCAAGTACTTGTACCTCCAGAACAACCAAATACAGGAGATCAAAGCAGGTGTGTTTGATAATGTAACTGACACGCTTCGCTGGCTGATTCTTGACCATAACCAAATCACCAATGGCAAGATAGAAAAGGGTACAATTGACAAACTCACAGCCCTAGAGAAGCTCTTCTTTAGCTACAACGACCTGACAGAGCCAATCATCCCGCCCTCAAAGTCCCTCGATGAGCTGAAGATGATGCACAACAAGTTGTCCAAGTTCCCCTCTGGTCTCCTGACTGACAAGGAGAATCTGACCTCTGTCAACGTTCAGTTCAATCAGCTGACATCAGATGCCATCTCCGGTGCATTCAAGGGCCCAAAGAAGATGCTGTCCCTAGACGTGAGCCACAACAAGCTGAAGAAGCTTCCAGCTGGAGTCCCGAGTTCTCTGGAAATCCTCTATGCTGACTTCAACGATATTGATTCTGTCGGCGCAGGATATTTGAACAAGCTGCCCTCTCTGCAGTACCTTAGAATCTCCAACAACAagctggttgactcgggactcCCTGCTGGAGTATTCAATGTAACATCACTGGTGGAGCTGGACCTGTCTTTCAACAAACTGCAGTCCATCCCTGAGATCAACGAGCAGCTGGAACAACTCTACCTCCAGGCCAACGAGATCAACA AGTTTGACCTGGGAAGTCTCTGCAAGTTCGTGGGACCCCTCAACTATTCCCACCTGAAACATCTGCGCCTGGACGCcaacaacatcacacacagcagcatgcCTCCTGAATCCTCCAACTGCCTGCGCCAAGCTTCAAATATCATGTTTGAATAA